A DNA window from Paenibacillus andongensis contains the following coding sequences:
- a CDS encoding PAS domain S-box protein: MLIDHQLENQTLFSQAFQYAPIGMVLAATNGSILKANSTVCSIIGLSEKELLLKTVQEMTHPDDWNLDLAFRHQLIEGMRESYQMEKRLIKQHGEIVWVQITVSLVKDKAGEPLFFISQVLNISDQKRTFNELQKKTRLLIEREQRYRSVVEHAFDFITMHHPDGTYLYASPSCYEVLGYTPEEMIGKSGYEFLHPEDVQVGIQDHMAILQTDKQSNKIVRLRKKDGRYIWTESTSSTLLDSETGEVKEIIIVSRDITERIKKERNLQDNEQRYKSLFDYHPDLIYSMDLEGNYTSINQTFEELMGYTKQEMIENPINFRSVVDPADFEKVEHHFMQAAKGIAQRYEASGINKNGRYTTFDVTNVPIFVNRQIIGVYGIASDITYRKELWKKLEDSQNLYQLISENAQDIISYATPDGVIRYVSPAIKTLLGYESDEYVGKVATDFWHPDDVASFIDKSILQKSDVDTFTCRVCHKQGHYVWFETTAKIIRNENGEIVKVLAVGRDISKRKRAEQELKAAKEQLESFIDRNVDPILILNLEEKVARINHAFEKTYGWTESELVGLNLVDLPNIPIEIRPEAVHSLARIKSIEAFEGHETIRKRKDGIILTVMISSFTMRGENGHINGWAVILRDITDKKQAEELLIRSEKLSIAGQLAAGIAHEIRNPITAIKGFVQLMKSGIVEKKIYLDIMASEIERIEMILSELLILAKPQIIQMERKDIRMLLAQVTPLLDTQAIISNVQIITEFDPEIPPILCDENQLKQVCINFIKNAIEAMPKGGNIVIQLKSKNENPNQLLLRFIDQGCGIPENILSKLGEPFYTTKEKGTGLGFMVSKRIIENHHGEIVVFSEENKGTTIEISLPVAD, encoded by the coding sequence ATGCTAATTGATCACCAGCTAGAGAATCAAACCTTATTTTCCCAGGCTTTTCAATATGCTCCGATTGGTATGGTTCTCGCAGCAACGAATGGGAGCATACTCAAAGCAAATTCAACGGTCTGCTCGATCATAGGCTTGTCTGAGAAAGAATTACTCCTAAAAACCGTTCAAGAAATGACACATCCCGATGATTGGAACCTTGATCTTGCGTTTAGGCACCAATTAATAGAAGGTATGAGAGAATCTTACCAAATGGAAAAACGCCTAATTAAGCAACATGGCGAGATTGTATGGGTACAAATAACGGTCTCCTTGGTGAAAGATAAAGCAGGAGAACCCCTCTTTTTCATATCCCAGGTTCTCAATATCTCCGATCAAAAAAGGACATTTAACGAACTACAAAAGAAAACCCGCCTATTAATAGAAAGAGAGCAACGCTATCGATCCGTTGTAGAGCATGCTTTTGATTTCATTACCATGCATCACCCTGACGGAACCTACCTCTACGCATCTCCTTCCTGTTATGAAGTTCTTGGGTATACGCCTGAAGAAATGATTGGGAAGTCAGGTTATGAATTCCTTCATCCTGAAGATGTCCAAGTGGGAATTCAGGATCATATGGCTATCCTTCAAACTGACAAGCAATCTAACAAGATCGTTCGTTTACGAAAAAAGGATGGGAGATATATATGGACCGAGTCGACAAGCAGTACCCTTCTAGATTCAGAAACAGGTGAAGTTAAAGAAATTATCATCGTTTCCAGAGATATTACCGAGCGAATCAAAAAAGAGCGTAACTTGCAGGACAACGAGCAGCGATATAAATCCCTTTTCGACTATCATCCGGATTTAATTTATTCGATGGATTTGGAGGGCAACTACACCTCGATAAATCAAACTTTTGAAGAACTGATGGGTTATACGAAACAGGAAATGATAGAGAACCCGATAAACTTTCGATCGGTCGTAGACCCTGCAGATTTTGAAAAGGTAGAGCATCATTTCATGCAAGCTGCAAAAGGTATTGCACAACGATACGAGGCGTCAGGTATCAATAAGAACGGGAGATATACGACTTTCGACGTGACCAATGTCCCGATCTTTGTCAATCGGCAAATCATTGGTGTTTACGGAATCGCTAGTGACATTACATACCGAAAAGAACTATGGAAAAAATTGGAAGATAGTCAGAATTTATACCAACTCATTTCAGAGAATGCGCAGGACATTATTTCGTATGCAACGCCTGATGGCGTAATTCGTTATGTTTCCCCTGCCATTAAGACTTTACTAGGTTATGAGTCTGATGAATACGTGGGCAAAGTCGCAACCGACTTCTGGCACCCGGATGATGTTGCTTCCTTTATCGATAAAAGTATTCTGCAAAAATCAGATGTAGATACTTTTACATGCCGAGTTTGCCATAAACAAGGACACTATGTCTGGTTTGAAACAACAGCAAAAATAATACGAAATGAAAACGGGGAAATTGTTAAAGTCTTAGCTGTGGGAAGAGATATTAGTAAAAGAAAACGTGCGGAGCAAGAACTGAAAGCAGCGAAAGAGCAGCTTGAATCCTTCATTGATCGAAATGTGGATCCAATTCTTATCCTTAATTTAGAAGAAAAAGTAGCAAGAATTAATCATGCCTTTGAAAAAACGTATGGATGGACGGAGTCAGAACTTGTTGGACTCAATCTAGTTGATTTACCTAACATTCCAATTGAAATCAGACCAGAGGCCGTTCATAGTCTAGCTAGAATTAAATCTATTGAGGCCTTCGAAGGGCATGAAACCATTAGAAAAAGAAAAGATGGCATTATTCTTACGGTTATGATATCGAGCTTCACTATGCGGGGTGAGAATGGACATATTAATGGTTGGGCTGTGATCCTTAGGGATATCACTGACAAAAAGCAAGCGGAAGAGCTCTTGATTAGGTCAGAAAAATTATCCATTGCGGGTCAATTAGCGGCAGGAATTGCTCATGAAATTCGCAATCCAATCACGGCAATTAAAGGATTCGTTCAACTCATGAAATCTGGCATTGTCGAGAAAAAAATATATTTGGACATCATGGCCTCCGAAATCGAGCGGATTGAAATGATTCTTAGTGAACTATTAATTCTTGCAAAGCCTCAAATCATTCAAATGGAACGCAAAGACATTCGGATGCTGCTAGCACAAGTCACCCCCCTGCTAGATACGCAAGCCATTATCAGCAATGTTCAAATCATCACGGAGTTTGATCCGGAGATTCCCCCTATTCTGTGTGATGAAAATCAACTGAAACAAGTATGTATTAACTTTATTAAAAATGCGATAGAAGCTATGCCGAAAGGCGGAAATATCGTTATTCAATTAAAAAGTAAAAATGAAAATCCAAATCAACTGTTGCTTCGCTTTATTGATCAAGGGTGTGGGATTCCTGAAAATATTCTTTCTAAGTTAGGAGAACCCTTCTACACAACGAAAGAAAAAGGAACCGGACTAGGCTTCATGGTCAGTAAAAGGATTATAGAAAATCACCATGGTGAGATCGTGGTGTTCAGTGAAGAAAATAAAGGGACCACAATAGAGATAAGTCTTCCTGTTGCGGATTGA